The DNA sequence GAAAAGAAAATTGATAAAAAATAACGGTTTTAAAAAGTAATTGGCGATTGGTAATTAGCAATTGATTTAGAATATGCTAAAATATAATTACCATGAGTTGATTGCTTTTTTATTTAACTTCACCTTAGTTCTCTCCCCCACAAAAAGAGGATATAACTAGCAATCTGGTTTATAATTATTTGTATATTTGTTCCGCCACTTATGTAAAATTATTTGCCCACGGCCCCGCTTTTTAGCGGAGCCTCGCCTTTGGCGGGGCGTGGAGGGCGGGATCCCGCCTCGGCGGTGATAATAAATTTGTAATTTGTAATTATGTATGAAGATATAAAGAAAAAATTTAAAGAGCTCGAAGAAAAGCTGGCTGACCCAAAAGCCATGTCCGGACCCCAAAAACTCGCCGAGGCCAGAAAGCAGTATGCGGAAATGAAGGAAGTGGCGGGAATGGTTTTGGAATTGGAAAAAATAGGCGGACGGATTGAGGAAAACAAAAAAATAGTAAAACAGGAAAAGGAAGGAGAGTTAAAGGAAATGGCGCAGGCGGAACTAGTTGAATTAGAAAAAAAATATGAAGATTTAAAAAACGAAATAGAGGTTAAATTAAAGCCGTCTGACCCGCGGGACAAAAAGAACGTTATTTTGGAAATCCGGGCCGGCACAGGCGGAGACGAATCAGCTCTGTTCGCCGCCAACCTTTTCCGGATGTATTCCCGGTTTGCCGAACGGCAGGGCTGGAAAACGGAAATTTTAAACTCCAACCGCATCGGCATCGGCGGTTTTAAAGAAATCATTTTTGAAATAAAAGGCAAAAACGTTTTTGGCCACTTAAAATACGAGGGCGGCACCCACCGCGTGCAAAGGGTGCCGGAAACGGAGAAACAGGGCCGAATTCATACCTCAACCGCCACGGTGGCGGTTTTACCTGAAGCTGATGAAGTGGATTTGGCGATAAATCCGAACGACATTCGGATTGATACTTTCTGCTCATCCGGACCGGGCGGCCAAAGCGTAAATACGACCTATTCGGCTATACGGGTACTCCACCTCCCTACCGGTTTAATTGTCCAGTGCCAGGACCAAAAATCCCAGCACCAAAACAAAGAAAAAGCTCTGCAGATTCTCCGCTCGCGTCTTTTTGAAAAAGCCGAAGAAGAAAAACGGGAAAAAGATTCAGCGGAGAGAAAGCAGCAATTCGGCCACGGGGAAAGAAGCGATAAGATAAGGACTTATAATTTCCCGCAGGACCGCGTAACCGACCATCGTATCCAGCAAACCTGGCATTCCATTGTCCGGATTATGGACGGAGAAATCGGCGACATCATAAAAGAGCTAAGATCAAAATTGTAAAATCAAAAATAAAAAAAGCCGTCAGGATGGCTTTTTTATATTACTCTTCGTGTCCCATATGGGGCTTAGTCATTCCGACGGCTATATAAAAAGAGCTATAATATTCGACTTTCGGGAGCCGTGATTTGAGGCTTTGCTCACGCGCGAGACTTTCACGGCTCCCTACTGATGATAATATATTATAAATATGGAAATAAAGCAAGCCCTAATAAAAGGAGCAAACCAATTCAAAAGAAATAAGATAAAAAATCCGGCTTTTGAGGCGGAGATTTTATTATCTTATGTTTTGAAGAAAAATCGGGAATTTTTGTTTACCCACCCGGAAAAAAAATTAACATCCAGGCGGATTAAAAATTATCAAAAGCTGGTGGCTAGAAGGTTGAGGGGCGAACCGATCGCTTATTTGACCGGGCAGAAAGAGTTTTACGGCTTAAATTTTTTTGTTAATAAAAATGTTTTAATCCCCCGGCCGGAAACGGAGCTGATGGTGGAAGAGACCCTAAAACGCATAACGCGCAACGTAGAACGCGTAACATTAATAGATGTGGGGACGGGTTCCGGATGTATTATAATCGCTTTAGCCAAAAAAATAAATTTAAGAATTAAAAATTATGATTTAAGAGTGTTGGGCGTGGATATTTCAAAGAAAGCTCTGGTTATAGCCAAAAAAAATGCTAAGTTGCATGGAGTTTACAATAAGATAAAATTCATCCATGGCAATTTACTTAAACCCATTATTCAAAATTCAAAATTCAAAATCTCGGATTCAAAGTTAATAATTCTCGCCAATCTGCCCTATGGCTGGAAAGAGTGGAAAAATAATTGCTCAATGGAAACGCTTGGATTGAAGTTTGAACCGAAAATCGCTTTGTTCACAGGCAGGGACGGGTTGGGATTGTATGAAAAATTTTTTAGGCAAATTAAAAAGTTGCTTAAATTAAAACCGGCTTCCCTCTCCGTTTTTTGCGAATTTGACCCAAGACAAACCAAAAAAATAAAAAAACTCGCGCAGAGAGAACTGCCCGAGGCAAAACTCCAAGTAAAAAAAGACCTGGCCGGCCGTAATCGTTTGGCAATTATGGAGTTTTAATTTATTGAATATTTAGACGGGATTTGATTTAATTTTTGGCTCCGGCCGGGGTCACAACATGAATGCCGGCGGAACCCGACTTTGAGTTTGATTCAAGGTAATAGCTGATGTAATAATTTTTATCAGTTCCCGTGTAGTAATAGCAAAAATTGCTGGATGGGCTGACGGCATATCCGTCAGTATGAATTGAACCAGGCAAGGCTGTCGGCCAAAGCGGGTCAACAGGGGTTGCGACAATCACGCCGGCATCCTGCAAATTTTTTCCCGGTCCGCCGCTAGCCGATAAGCATCCGCCCGAAGAAAGCGGGTAAGCGCCTTGATCGTTCATATACATGGCCAAAGCCCGGCTCAAAACGGCGATGTTGCCGGTTCGGGTAGCGTCACGGGCTTGCATTCTGACAATGTTAAAACTAAAAAGAGCGGCTACGGCGATGAAGCCGATGATTGAAATGACCACTAAAAGTTCAATCAGGGTAAACCCAGCCTGATTTATTTTTTTCATATTGGTATTTTATTGGTAAATTTTTCTAAATTTACTTCGTAATTATTTATCGGGGTAAATTATTTCCAGCTTCGGCTTTACTATTTCTATCCAGATTTTTCCCGGGTTAAGCCTTACTTCTTCTTCGCCGACATAATACCGGGTGCGGGCGGACAGAGTATTTTTTTGCCACTCCCCCTCTTGGCAGCTTCCGTCTAGGCAAATAACAGCTTTGCCCCTGCCCAGAGTTTCAATTTTTAACCGTAATTCTTTATCCAAAACCTCGGTTTCTTGATATTGGATAATAATATTTTTTGCCCGTATTTCCTCATTGCTTTGGCCGTCAAGATGGGCTTCTCCGGCCAAATACCGGATATATTCGTTATTTATTATATCATATTTCCATCTTACCGTGAAATTTGGTGGTTTAAAGCCTATTTCTATATCATCTTTTGGCCCGGCCGCTGGCGGTTCATCTTCTTTGAACCGCCAGCTTAAAAATTTCCCCTCGGTTAGATTTTTGTTTTTCAGATATTCCTCCAAATTGGCCGAGGAGGTAAAAATATTGTAAGGCGCCGGCTTTTGTTTGTCCCGCCAGAAATAAGAGCTTTGATAAAATTCGTCAAAGTCAAAAATATTTTCTCTGTAAATTTTGGCCAAAGCTTCCGGGCTGCCGCCGCAATGGGCAAAAAGAGCCGACAATTCCTTGATCCAATCAATGAAATAAGGCCGGGCGCTTCTGACTGGCCCTATTTTTTCTATTTCTTCCCCGCCGGCAAAAAAAGCTAAATATCTGGTAATTCCCCCTTCGGCTTCGGCCTCATAAACCAGATTGGCTCCTGCCAAACCAAAAACCGGTCGACCGTCAGGATGGTTGTCTATGACCACTCCCGCCGGGAATAAATTTTCCTTTCCGGCCGGAACCGGCTTGCCATCTATGAAACGGGGCAGGCAGCCGGGACAGGCATCTTCTGCCGGCCGGTCGTTCTTTGAAATGCTAAAATTTTGGCCTACTTTATTAAATAAATCGGGGTAAAAAGTAATAAAATAAACAAAAGCTATAAAAGCCAAAACTAAAGACAAAATTATAAAAATATAACAAATCATCCGCCAATTTAAATCAGCGGATTTGCCGTCCTTATTTTTTTCCCCACTTGGAAAGAAAAATTTTTTGAGATTGCTTATAATCATCCTCCTTTGTCCGCGCGCTTTTTAAAAATAAAGATTAAAACATAAACGCAAAAAGGCGCGGGGCTTATTTTAGAGTCTATTCTTTTTTCTTGTCTTCTCCGGATTTTTCGTTTTTTTCTTTTTCCCCCTCTTTTTCTTCTCCGCCGGCTTCTTTCGCCTCTCCTTCAACAGGCGCTTCTTCAACCTCAACTTTCGGCTCAATCACATTAACCACAATATCATTGGTTTCATTAACCAGTTTTATTCCGGCCGGAAGCTTTAAGTCGTTCATTTTTATGGCATCATGAAAATCTTTTAAACCCGATAAATCAACGTCAATGCGGTTGACTAAATCGCCGGGAAGGCATTCAACCTCAACGCTGTCAGCGTCCTTTACTAAGACCGCTCCCAATTCTTTGACTGCCGGAGATTCGCCGGTAAAATTCAAGGGAATTTCCGTCGTAATTTTTTTATTCATGTCAACTTGGTATAAATCAACATGAATAATCGTATTCTTCAGGGGGTCTTTTTGAACTTCTTTTATTAAGGCCTTAACCGGCTTTTCCTGGGAAACCGCCAGGTCAATCAAATTTGATTCTCCGGCCCGGGAGAAAACTTTTTCAAATTCAACTTTTT is a window from the Patescibacteria group bacterium genome containing:
- the prfA gene encoding peptide chain release factor 1, with translation MYEDIKKKFKELEEKLADPKAMSGPQKLAEARKQYAEMKEVAGMVLELEKIGGRIEENKKIVKQEKEGELKEMAQAELVELEKKYEDLKNEIEVKLKPSDPRDKKNVILEIRAGTGGDESALFAANLFRMYSRFAERQGWKTEILNSNRIGIGGFKEIIFEIKGKNVFGHLKYEGGTHRVQRVPETEKQGRIHTSTATVAVLPEADEVDLAINPNDIRIDTFCSSGPGGQSVNTTYSAIRVLHLPTGLIVQCQDQKSQHQNKEKALQILRSRLFEKAEEEKREKDSAERKQQFGHGERSDKIRTYNFPQDRVTDHRIQQTWHSIVRIMDGEIGDIIKELRSKL
- the prmC gene encoding peptide chain release factor N(5)-glutamine methyltransferase — translated: MEIKQALIKGANQFKRNKIKNPAFEAEILLSYVLKKNREFLFTHPEKKLTSRRIKNYQKLVARRLRGEPIAYLTGQKEFYGLNFFVNKNVLIPRPETELMVEETLKRITRNVERVTLIDVGTGSGCIIIALAKKINLRIKNYDLRVLGVDISKKALVIAKKNAKLHGVYNKIKFIHGNLLKPIIQNSKFKISDSKLIILANLPYGWKEWKNNCSMETLGLKFEPKIALFTGRDGLGLYEKFFRQIKKLLKLKPASLSVFCEFDPRQTKKIKKLAQRELPEAKLQVKKDLAGRNRLAIMEF
- a CDS encoding type II secretion system protein, coding for MKKINQAGFTLIELLVVISIIGFIAVAALFSFNIVRMQARDATRTGNIAVLSRALAMYMNDQGAYPLSSGGCLSASGGPGKNLQDAGVIVATPVDPLWPTALPGSIHTDGYAVSPSSNFCYYYTGTDKNYYISYYLESNSKSGSAGIHVVTPAGAKN
- a CDS encoding DUF3048 domain-containing protein, which encodes MSLVLAFIAFVYFITFYPDLFNKVGQNFSISKNDRPAEDACPGCLPRFIDGKPVPAGKENLFPAGVVIDNHPDGRPVFGLAGANLVYEAEAEGGITRYLAFFAGGEEIEKIGPVRSARPYFIDWIKELSALFAHCGGSPEALAKIYRENIFDFDEFYQSSYFWRDKQKPAPYNIFTSSANLEEYLKNKNLTEGKFLSWRFKEDEPPAAGPKDDIEIGFKPPNFTVRWKYDIINNEYIRYLAGEAHLDGQSNEEIRAKNIIIQYQETEVLDKELRLKIETLGRGKAVICLDGSCQEGEWQKNTLSARTRYYVGEEEVRLNPGKIWIEIVKPKLEIIYPDK
- a CDS encoding 50S ribosomal protein L25, producing the protein MTKEIKLEAVARTTEEGKPKKIRRQNFIPAILYGPSSENKELKVKKVEFEKVFSRAGESNLIDLAVSQEKPVKALIKEVQKDPLKNTIIHVDLYQVDMNKKITTEIPLNFTGESPAVKELGAVLVKDADSVEVECLPGDLVNRIDVDLSGLKDFHDAIKMNDLKLPAGIKLVNETNDIVVNVIEPKVEVEEAPVEGEAKEAGGEEKEGEKEKNEKSGEDKKKE